The DNA window AAAATTAGAAAACTCGCTGGGATTCAGAAATATGGCACTGTCCATACTCTCCGACATTCTTTTGCAACTCACCTTCTGGAGGATGGATATGGTTTGGTTTATATTCAAAAACTTTTAGGTCATGCGGATATAAAAACAACACTCCTATATTTACATGTGAGTCCCGAATCCCTTTTACAAATTACAAGTCCCTTGGAGAAAATCGGAAATTTCAAACCAGGTATGTTCGAAAGCCAAAATCAATATGGATTGCAGTTTAGATAAGTTTATCACCTAACGAAACGTAGCAAAAGATCCCGATTTAAACTATTTTCCCCATGCGTTTTAATACATGTTCTGCCATACCGGAAGCAAGCTGTTGTTCGCTGAGGAAAATTTTGCCTATTTTCTCTTCTGTCCATAACTTTGCTTCGTCCTCATTATGAGTACGAATGACGGTTTCGATTTTTGGATTCAGTTTACGTGCGATTTCAACCATTTGGCGTACATGGAATGTATTTGAAGTCGCTGCAACTAACAAACTAGCATGTGTAATGTGTGCTTGAACTAGTACATTTGGATCTGACGCGTCACCGCACACTGCAGGTATTTCTTTTGCGCGTAATTTTTCCACAATCTCTCGATTGGATTCTGCAACAACGTAAGGAATTTTATGTTCATCCAGAGTATTTGCAATCCGTTTTCCAACTCTACCATAACCGACTAACACCACTTGACCTGATAAAAAAACATTATCCGTAGACATGGGTAACATAGAAAGCGGATCGTCAGGCATTTCAAGTTTGCGTGCAAATGATGAGTGTTTGCGGATCCATTTTTGAAACGGTTCCAGTGCTGCAAACAATGTGGAGTTAAACGCAATGGAAACCAAAGCACCTGCTACGATTAGATTTCGACCTTCTATGTCTAGAAGCCCAAGGCTCACTCCGAGTCCAGCTAAAATAAACGAGAATTCACCGATTTGAGCAAGGCTTGCCCCAACCGTCAATGCAGTGTTTAGCGGATAACGAAAGATGAGCACTAGTGCGATGGCAACGAGTGTTTTTCCGAACATGATGATGGCGATGACAGTAAATACCTTTAACGGTTGTTCCACCAAGATGTGCGGGTCAAAAATCATCCCAACGGAAACAAAAAATAATACGGCGAAGGCATCACGTAAGGGTAAAGACTCCTCTGCTGCTCGATGACTGAATTCAGATTCACGTAACATCATACCGGCGAAAAAAGCGCCTAATGCAAAAGATACGTCGAATAAAAGGGCGGAACCATAAGCCACACCAACTGCTGTAGCAATGACACACAAACTGAATAACTCACGTGAACCGGTACCGGTAACCCACCACAAAACTTTGGGTAACAAACGTTTTCCTACTACTAACATCACGATCACAAATGCGATTACTTTGGCGAGGGTAACAACAAGTGTAACCATTATATTTGTATCGGTTGTATTGTTGATGCCATCAACCTGGCTACCCATGATTCCTGCTAAAGGTGGTAATAATACAAGCACAAGTACCATTACTAAGTCTTCTACAACTAACCAACCGATGGCGATGCGTCCATTGATGCTATCAATCACACCGCGTGTTTCCAGTGCCTTGAGAAGTACTACCGTACTCGCAACGGAAAGTGCCAACCCAAAGACAGCAGCTTCTCCCGAACTTCCTCCCCAGAATAAAATGGCACCAGCTCCGAGTATGGTTGCTACTAAAATTTGTACAATAGCACCTGGGATGGCAATGCGTTTCACCGACATTAAGTCTTCGATGGAGAAGTGAAGTCCTACACCAAACATCAGCAACATGACACCTATTTCAGCAAGTTGTGCAGTAAGTTCCGCATCCGCCACAAAACCTGGGACATAAGGGCCAACAATGATACCGGCAATTAAATATCCCACGAGTGGCGGCATTCGTAGGCGGATGGAGATAAATCCTAAGATCATTGCCAGACCAAGGCCTACAGCAACAGTTGAAATCAAATTAACTTCATGGGGCATACAAAATTAGAATGATAATAGTCCTCATGTTACAATCTTTTTTTGTCCCCCATTTTACTTCTTTGTATCAATGGGATTCGTTTTCACTTAAATTGATGTCACGTTTAAGATGATTGATATATATATCAATGAGCTTTTGGTGGGTATTAAATTTCGATGGTAATTTGTATGATTTCTTTTTTAACCATTGATTAAAATAATTTCTATCCTGACTCTCTTCGTTTCCTTTGTCTTGTGAAGTCTCACTTTTGTTATTGTTCTAAAGTAGAATCTAAGATCGTTTCAGAAACTTCCGTGTTTGAATAGGTTATAATGTCTTCCGTTCTTTTGTAGCCAGATGTGCTGAATGCCACCCGCCACCAATGTTTGCAAATAATGTTTTGCGACCATCGGGGCACTTGATTCAGGAGAAAAAGGAGATACGGTTAAAGTTTACCCCGGTATCTATCATGAATTTTTGTTTTTAGATAAAAATTTTTTTACCCTATCTGGTGTGATTGGATCGAGTGCCAATTCCCTCATCGAATATTTTATATTAAAATTATAAAACAAACTGAGTGATGACCCAAGGTGTAGGGAATATATAGCAAAGATGCTGAAATCAAAGTAACTATCTTCTTACGTAAGGATACGCAGGGCTTGGTCTGACGTTCGTCAGACGGAAGCGAAAGCGCACCCCGAAGTAGCC is part of the Leptospira noumeaensis genome and encodes:
- the ybaL gene encoding YbaL family putative K(+) efflux transporter, which encodes MPHEVNLISTVAVGLGLAMILGFISIRLRMPPLVGYLIAGIIVGPYVPGFVADAELTAQLAEIGVMLLMFGVGLHFSIEDLMSVKRIAIPGAIVQILVATILGAGAILFWGGSSGEAAVFGLALSVASTVVLLKALETRGVIDSINGRIAIGWLVVEDLVMVLVLVLLPPLAGIMGSQVDGINNTTDTNIMVTLVVTLAKVIAFVIVMLVVGKRLLPKVLWWVTGTGSRELFSLCVIATAVGVAYGSALLFDVSFALGAFFAGMMLRESEFSHRAAEESLPLRDAFAVLFFVSVGMIFDPHILVEQPLKVFTVIAIIMFGKTLVAIALVLIFRYPLNTALTVGASLAQIGEFSFILAGLGVSLGLLDIEGRNLIVAGALVSIAFNSTLFAALEPFQKWIRKHSSFARKLEMPDDPLSMLPMSTDNVFLSGQVVLVGYGRVGKRIANTLDEHKIPYVVAESNREIVEKLRAKEIPAVCGDASDPNVLVQAHITHASLLVAATSNTFHVRQMVEIARKLNPKIETVIRTHNEDEAKLWTEEKIGKIFLSEQQLASGMAEHVLKRMGKIV